Proteins found in one Clostridia bacterium genomic segment:
- a CDS encoding DUF2680 domain-containing protein gives MKRIITIVTIMSIISLMLATVVFAADNANVPQWFKDMISARKTQVDQAAKDGSITQDQAKLYKDNIDQMEKFHTENGFPNGMMTGGFGGCGGGSFNNSKTSNNTGFGFGFGSGMMGGGSGYNMMNGFNYAVQ, from the coding sequence ATGAAAAGAATAATTACGATTGTTACAATAATGAGCATCATCTCTCTTATGCTTGCAACCGTTGTCTTCGCGGCTGACAATGCAAATGTGCCGCAGTGGTTTAAGGATATGATATCAGCGAGAAAGACACAGGTTGACCAAGCTGCGAAGGATGGCTCCATAACTCAGGATCAGGCAAAACTATATAAAGACAATATCGACCAAATGGAAAAGTTCCATACAGAAAACGGTTTCCCGAATGGTATGATGACTGGAGGGTTCGGCGGCTGTGGAGGCGGAAGCTTCAATAACAGCAAAACCAGCAATAACACCGGATTTGGATTTGGATTTGGCAGTGGAATGATGGGCGGAGGCTCTGGCTACAACATGATGAATGGTTTTAATTACGCTGTTCAATAA
- a CDS encoding LDCC motif putative metal-binding protein, with amino-acid sequence MISFKKMIDNFLKKLAKQNQEQFGNEKLDCCKLDRPNKTSK; translated from the coding sequence ATGATAAGTTTTAAGAAAATGATTGACAATTTTTTAAAAAAACTGGCAAAACAAAATCAAGAGCAGTTTGGTAATGAAAAGCTGGACTGTTGTAAATTGGACCGACCAAACAAAACTAGCAAGTAA